The genomic interval TCCAGAAGCTTTGCCCAAGAAGCGTACGGGAACGAGTTCAGCCACCAACGCAGATTCTGCGACGGTGAGCGCACCGAACCCAATTCCTCGAAGTGCGGACACTACCAGCACTGGAATTGGCTCGACGCTGAAGATGTACCCGATGGCTGGCACACCCAGCATGAATGCGGCGAAAGCCATCACTGGGGTGTAGCCAATTTTCCGCAGCGCAGCGGGAGTGAAAATCTGAGTGATCACTGTAGCTGCCATGAAGATGCCAGTGGTGGCACCGGCGACAGCGCTTGATCCGCCGTTGTTGAGGACCGCTAGCGGTACGACGGGAAGAAGGAGTGACCAACTGCCGAACGCTGCTGCAACCGCCACGAGGACAGCCACGAAACCTGGGCTTTTCCACATGCTGGGAAGTTGCTCAATGTCAGCGCGTGTTAAAGCCCGTGATTCCAAATTAAGTCATCTCTCCCAACAACCATAGAATTCCTCCAGCCACTGCCAGCACTGCGATGAGGCCGGCTGCAACCATGAGGATTTTGTTTTCTGATTTATATGCAGACCAGGCACCGCCAAAGAAAAGCCCGGCGATGAGGAACAAACCATAAATAAACCATCGGTCGCCCGCATCTGGTTCGTTCTGCACAGCCGCAGTGACCATATCAGAGATGGGAGAAGAGTTCATGTCTAGAGCGCTCCCTTAGTGGATGGGATTCCTGTTTGACGAGGATCCATCTCTACGGCACCGCGCAGCGCACGGGCAACAGCCTTGTACTCTGCTTCGGTGATGTGGTGAGGGTCGCGGCCGTAGTGGCAGATCACGTGGAGGGTGATTCGGGAGTTGAGCGCGAGGGTTTCAAAGAAGTGCTCGTTGATCACGGTTGCGTAGTGTCCACCGATCACGGAGGTGATCATGTGGTCTGGTTCGCCGGAGATCACGAAGTATGGGCGACCGGAGATATCCACCACGGACTCCACTAATGCCTCATCCATGGGCAGCTGGCAGGATGCGAAACGGCGGATGCCTTTCTTGTCGCCAATAGCGTCAAGGAGTGCTTGGCCGAGCACGATGGCGGTATCTTCCACGGTGTGGTGTGCGTCGATCTCGATGTCGCCCTTGGCATGGACTTTCAGATCAAAACTGCCGTGCACGCCGAATGCAGTGAGCATGTGGTCGAAAAATGGCAGGCCGGTATCGATATCTACTTTGCCGGTGCCGTCCAGGTTGATCTCGACGGTGATGTCGGATTCGCTGGTGGTGCGGGTTGCGGTACCAATTCTTGGTGCGACAGTCATGAAAAATTCTTCTCTCTTACAGGTTCAGCTTGATGATCTCTGCAGCTGCGTCCAAAAACGCATCATTTTCCTCAGGCACACCAATGGTAGTGCGCAAGTGCCCAGCGATTCCCACATCGCGGATGAGCACTCCCCTATCCAAAAATGCCTGCCATGCCGCGTGCTGATCGGAGAAATCTCCAAAGAACACAAAGTTGGACTCACTTGGAACCACAGCGTAGCCCAGTTCCTCCAAGCGTGCTGCCACGCGAACACGCTCTACAGAGAGCTTTTCGACGGTTCCCAGCGTGTCAGCGGAGTGACGCAGCGCTACGATTGCGGCTGCTTGGCTCAGCGCTGAAAGATGATACGGAAGGCGGACTAGCATCACGGCGTCGATAAACGCTGGGTTGGCCACGAAGTAGCCGAGGCGTCCACCTGCGAAATCAAAAGCCTTACTCATGGTGCGGGACACCACCAGCTTGGTTGGGTACTTCTCCAGAAGAGTGGTTGCTGAAGGTGATGGGGAGAATTCCGCATAAGCTTCATCCACGATCACGATGCCTGGGGCAACGTTGATGATGCGCTCAACATCGTCCAGCGAGGTCACATCACCGGTCGGGTTGTTCGGGGTGGTGACAAAAACAATGTCAGGCTGCTTTGCACGAATTTCTTCCAGCGCCACATCCATATCGATGCGGAAATCAGCACCTCGGGACACCGCAATGAATTCAGTGTGGGTGCCTTTAGCCAAAATTGGGTGCATGGAATAGCTGGGTTGGAATCCCAACGCGGTGCGTCCAGGTCCACCAAAAGCCTGCAGCAGCTGCTGCAGAATTTCATTGGAACCATTGGCAGCCCACAGGTTATCCCTGGTGACAGCCACGCCGGTTTGCTTGGTGATGTACGCAGCCAACTCATCACGCAGTTCCACAGCATCGCGCTCTGGGTAGCGGTTCAGCTCGGTGGCGATCTTATCCACGGTGGCAACCAAGTCAGCGACCAATGCCTCTGACGGTGGGTAAGGGTTTTCGTTGGTGTTGAGGCGAATATCAACGTTGAGCTGGGGTGCGCCGTAAGCGTGCTCACCGCGCAGTTCTTCACGCAATGGCAAATCGCTCAAAGTAATTTTGGTCATTTTTCTTAGGCCTCGTCGGTGGTGGGGAGGTTTTCAAAGCGTGCACGGATTGCTTCGCCGTGCGCTGGAAGATCTTCGGCGTTGGCAAAGTTGATGACAACCTGCGAGACGTCCTTCAGAGCAGCCTCATCGTATTCAATGAGGTTGACTGGGCGAAGGAACGTGTGCGTGGATAGACCTGCGGAGAAACGAGCGGATCCAGAGGTTGGCAGCACGTGGTTGGATCCTGCGGAGTAATCACCCAGTGGTACTGGTGAGAAATCGCCCACGAAGATCGCACCCGCGTTGGTGATCTGCTCTGCTACGGCGCGCGCGTTCTCAGTGTGGATTTCCAGGTGTTCCGCTGCGTATTGATCGGCTACTTGGATACCCACGGAAATGTCGTCGACAAGCACGATGCCACTCTGGGCCCCGCGCAAAGCTTCTGCGACGCGCTCGGCGTTGCGCGTGATTGAGTAACGCGCCTCGATTTCCCTGTTTACGTCCTTGGCAAGCTGCTCGGAGTCAGTGATGAGCACGGACGCAGCCATGACATCGTGTTCTGCTTGGCTGATCAGATCGTAGGCAACGTTGACGGCGTTGGCAGAGGCATCAGCAAGCACAGCGATTTCTGTAGGGCCAGCCTCAGAATCAGTACCTACCACTCCCCTGACCAGGCGCTTCGCAGCGGTGACAAAGATATTGCCAGGTCCAGTGATCATATCCACAGGCTCGAGACCTGCAGCGTCATCACCATAAGCCAGCAACGCCACGGCCTGACCGCCGCCGACAGCCCACACCTCATCAACACCCAAGATGGAACACGCCGCCAAAATGGTGGGGTGAGGCCAGCCACCGTGCTCAGCCTGAGGAGGCGACGCAACCACAAGGGAGTTCACACCAGCCTCTTGAGCTGGGACAGTATTCATAATCACGCTTGATGGGTACACCGCATTGCCGCCTGGAACGTACAGTCCCACGCGATCAATCGGCATGAAACGCTCAGTGACGGTGCCACCTGGTGAAAGTTCAGTGGTGTGCTCGGATGGCTTTTGCTCAGCGTGAACCTTGCGGACGCGACGAATCGACTCTTCAATCGATTCACGCACCAACGGATCTAAGGTGTTTTCTGCTGCAGCAATAACCTCAGCTGGCACCCGCACCGAGGCGGGGCGAATATGGTCGAACTTCTCGCCGTAATCCAAAGCAGCTTCAGCGCCGCGGTTTTGGACATCTTCTACAACAGGCTGCACTATGGGAAGCACAGACCACACGTCAGTGCCACCACGTGGCAAAGCACGTCGGATGTCGCTCTTGGATGGTGTTTGACCTCGCAGGTCAGTGACATTCAACATGGCGAAAAGTTCTCCCTTAAAAGGTTGAATCGAAATTCTTCGAGCTCGGTGCCCGAATCCAAGCGGCCTCAACACAAGTTCTTAAGCCCGCATGTTTACCTATTGTATTCCCCACGTAACAAGTTTCTGATTTGGGTACATCAGAGTTCATTTGAATTAGACTTAAAACTTAAAATGACCACCCCAGATTTACCTGAATTAAACCCGCTTTCACCTTTGAGATACTGGAAGGAATGGATTTCACCTCTGTGAATGATCGAAACGTCCCTGCACCCAACACCTCCATTCCTTTCCCAGTTGACCTGAATCGAGTGACGGAGGCTGTTGATTCCTTGGGCTACCACTATTTGAGCTCAGAAGATCGCATCATCGTGCCGTGGCAAGATCACCGCATTTCGATGTACTTCAGCCACGAATCAGGGCAAATGCTCACCATCCTTGGTCGCACGCGCCTTAATTTGGACATGTTTGCCATCAACGATGCGGCGCGAGCTGTCACCGAATGGAATGCCGAACGCATCGGGCCAACAGCCCTCGTCCATCTGGGCAACGACGGCGAAGTGGAATTGAAATTCCGCACGACCATCTGCATCGATGAAGGGTTAAGCACCCAACAGCTACGCCAATTCATCAACCTGTCCTTGGACACCACCGCCATGGCTGTGACCTATATTCTGGAGCGTTTTTCAGAACTTAACTTCAGCGACACCGGAAGCCCTGACGACACGAACAATGCCGATGAACTCAGCGACGAACAAGACCAAGCAGATCTCGTAGAGAAAATCCGGGGGCTGTACGTTCCCACTCCAGTTGAAGAGCTCATCGAATCCCTAGAAGACGCAGAGTGGGAAGAATCAGACATGGCAGACGAGGATGCAGAAGACGACTACCTAGACGATGACTCAGAAATCGAATGGGAAACAGACGATGACTACTTCGAACCTGAAGAAGTCGACATGGACGAACTCCTCAACGGTTTCCTCGAAGATTCTGACATCCCCCAGGAAGTCACCTTGGAACGCATTCGGGCACAACTGCATGCCATCGGCGTGGTAAAAACCAGCGGCGAAGACGATTTCATCATCGCGTGGATCAACGAAGTGTTTTTAGGCTTCTTCGTTGATAATGGCCCCACTTTCCTGGTGAAAGGTCACTGGGATCCCAGCATGGACCCCACACGCGACTTCATGAAACTGTTCATGATGTGCAATCAGTGGAACGAAAACTCTCTGACTACCAAAGCTTTTTGCCATACTGATGACAAGGGTCTCCAGGTCCGGGTAGAGTTCGCGGTCTCTGTCGCTGAAGGCCTCAACGACGATCAACTACAGCACAACATCGCACTGTCAATTCATCATATTTTGCAAGCGATTGATTCCATCAGCACAGAAGCCACTGGATCATCAACGGTGGAATGGCCGGAGAAAAACCGCTGATCATTAAGGTCTTCCAAGAATGGTCGCTTAGCTTTAGTGCCCACACACCTGATCATGAGGTGTGTGGGTACTTTTGTTTGCGCACATCTAGCCCCTAGCCACTAGCCCCAGTCATCTCAGACCCCGATGCTTTCGAAGTCCCCTGGCCTGCGTCGTCCTGGTCTATCTCTTCTTCAGGTGTCACAAATGCCGCGCACCAATACATGCACACACTCAAAAATGGAGCGACCCCAAACGCAACACCAGGGGTAATAGTGGGTGCTACCTGGAAAGACGCACCGATCGCTGAGGCGTAATCAGATGGTGAACCATGAAGCATCGTCGAGGCCACGTTTCCAAACACCAGGAATGCCACGGAACCTGCGATAGATACAATTCCCAGCCATAGGAGCATAACTGGGCCTCGATGTTGAGGGGTGCGCAGGAAAACGAATAATGCGATTGCTGCTGCAAGCACACCGGTGGCGATCGCAAACCAGGCATAGCCGGCAAAAGAAGTGTTGGTTTCCACCGCTATGGAGGCTGTTTCAGCGTCTTCAACATAAGCGGTATAAGTGGGTCGGAGCAGTCCCCATGCGGCTCCCCCAATGGCGTATAAAGCCAATGTTAGGGCAAACACACCAGCGTAAACTCCCACCGATTTGTTTATTTTCTTTCGGTTTGGGAGGTTGCGCTTGTTTCCGGCCCCGTCATCGCCTGTGTATCCATCATAAGGATTGTGGTCAGAGGTGATGCCGGGGTATGTCATGGCTCTAAAGAATACAGCCGTTGACTGTTAACTTTGCAACCTGAACTGACAACCGGAGTTTTAAGCTCTGTGGATTAGTCGCAGAACTTCCACTGGCCACCTTCGTTGAAGAAGCGCTGGGTTGCAGAGTCGGTGGTTCCACCGGCGGTTGCTACGACCCATGCGGATGCTTCCTGGCCGTTGACCACAACATCGGTG from Corynebacterium glutamicum ATCC 13032 carries:
- the hisB gene encoding imidazoleglycerol-phosphate dehydratase HisB — encoded protein: MTVAPRIGTATRTTSESDITVEINLDGTGKVDIDTGLPFFDHMLTAFGVHGSFDLKVHAKGDIEIDAHHTVEDTAIVLGQALLDAIGDKKGIRRFASCQLPMDEALVESVVDISGRPYFVISGEPDHMITSVIGGHYATVINEHFFETLALNSRITLHVICHYGRDPHHITEAEYKAVARALRGAVEMDPRQTGIPSTKGAL
- a CDS encoding histidinol-phosphate transaminase, coding for MTKITLSDLPLREELRGEHAYGAPQLNVDIRLNTNENPYPPSEALVADLVATVDKIATELNRYPERDAVELRDELAAYITKQTGVAVTRDNLWAANGSNEILQQLLQAFGGPGRTALGFQPSYSMHPILAKGTHTEFIAVSRGADFRIDMDVALEEIRAKQPDIVFVTTPNNPTGDVTSLDDVERIINVAPGIVIVDEAYAEFSPSPSATTLLEKYPTKLVVSRTMSKAFDFAGGRLGYFVANPAFIDAVMLVRLPYHLSALSQAAAIVALRHSADTLGTVEKLSVERVRVAARLEELGYAVVPSESNFVFFGDFSDQHAAWQAFLDRGVLIRDVGIAGHLRTTIGVPEENDAFLDAAAEIIKLNL
- the hisD gene encoding histidinol dehydrogenase, with amino-acid sequence MLNVTDLRGQTPSKSDIRRALPRGGTDVWSVLPIVQPVVEDVQNRGAEAALDYGEKFDHIRPASVRVPAEVIAAAENTLDPLVRESIEESIRRVRKVHAEQKPSEHTTELSPGGTVTERFMPIDRVGLYVPGGNAVYPSSVIMNTVPAQEAGVNSLVVASPPQAEHGGWPHPTILAACSILGVDEVWAVGGGQAVALLAYGDDAAGLEPVDMITGPGNIFVTAAKRLVRGVVGTDSEAGPTEIAVLADASANAVNVAYDLISQAEHDVMAASVLITDSEQLAKDVNREIEARYSITRNAERVAEALRGAQSGIVLVDDISVGIQVADQYAAEHLEIHTENARAVAEQITNAGAIFVGDFSPVPLGDYSAGSNHVLPTSGSARFSAGLSTHTFLRPVNLIEYDEAALKDVSQVVINFANAEDLPAHGEAIRARFENLPTTDEA
- a CDS encoding YbjN domain-containing protein: MDFTSVNDRNVPAPNTSIPFPVDLNRVTEAVDSLGYHYLSSEDRIIVPWQDHRISMYFSHESGQMLTILGRTRLNLDMFAINDAARAVTEWNAERIGPTALVHLGNDGEVELKFRTTICIDEGLSTQQLRQFINLSLDTTAMAVTYILERFSELNFSDTGSPDDTNNADELSDEQDQADLVEKIRGLYVPTPVEELIESLEDAEWEESDMADEDAEDDYLDDDSEIEWETDDDYFEPEEVDMDELLNGFLEDSDIPQEVTLERIRAQLHAIGVVKTSGEDDFIIAWINEVFLGFFVDNGPTFLVKGHWDPSMDPTRDFMKLFMMCNQWNENSLTTKAFCHTDDKGLQVRVEFAVSVAEGLNDDQLQHNIALSIHHILQAIDSISTEATGSSTVEWPEKNR